A portion of the bacterium genome contains these proteins:
- a CDS encoding aconitate hydratase gives MQPSRQGATSGKLFNRRRRLARARVAPSIKWRKPVPTIETTPDLLTGIYARMESNLSIVRDRLKRPLTLAEKILFSHLDDPHNQEIEAGKAYLLLRPDRVALQDATAQMALLQFMQAGKPEVAVPTTVHCDHLIQARTGAAADTEAAINENREVYDFLSSVCAKYGAGFWKPGSGIIHQVVLENYAFPGGLMIGTDSHTPNAGGLGMAACGVGGADAVDVMAGFPWEVLQPKVVGVKLKGEMNGWTAPKDIILYILGKLTVKGGTNRIIEYFGPGARTISATGKATICNMGAELGATCSVFPFDERMEVYQGATGRAALATIAKDYAAMLAADPEVEANPGAYYDEVIEIDLSALEPHIVGPHTPDLARPVSELAKEARENGYPLNLTSSLIGSCTNSSYEDIGRAADIARQAVAAGSKMKTPLLISPGSDQIFETIKRDGQMADLEAVGAVVMSNACGPCIGQWKRTDIEKGVKNSIITSFNRNFRARNDSNPETFAFISSPEIVMAFGLAGTLDINPLKDELTTEDGKKWKLQAPAKAPEIPAEGFKTAFDGYLAPAKDGSNVKVEVAPDSNRLQLLSPFAPHKAEDFNQMPLLVKTKGKTTTDHISPAGPWLRFRGHLDKISDNMFTGANNAFTGEAGKTLNQLTGEKGLDIPAVARAYKAQGLKWVVVGDENYGEGSSREHAAMSPRFLNGGAVITRSFARIHESNLKKQGVLPFTFADSADYEKVQEMDKITLEGLEQLAPGSQVFAVLLHADGSTDKVALKHTLNAEQITWFRAGSALNLLRQQGEKAGATA, from the coding sequence ATGCAGCCGAGCCGCCAGGGGGCAACTTCTGGTAAACTCTTTAATCGTAGGCGGCGCCTCGCTCGCGCACGCGTCGCTCCTTCGATCAAATGGAGGAAACCCGTGCCCACCATCGAAACCACCCCCGACCTCTTGACTGGCATTTACGCGCGGATGGAGAGCAACCTCTCGATCGTGCGCGATCGCCTCAAGCGTCCTTTGACGCTCGCCGAGAAGATCCTCTTCTCGCACCTCGACGATCCCCACAACCAGGAGATCGAGGCGGGTAAGGCCTATCTGCTGCTGCGTCCGGACCGTGTCGCCCTGCAGGATGCCACCGCCCAGATGGCCCTGCTGCAGTTCATGCAGGCCGGCAAGCCCGAGGTGGCCGTCCCGACCACCGTCCACTGCGACCACCTGATCCAGGCTCGCACGGGCGCTGCTGCCGACACCGAGGCCGCGATCAACGAGAACCGAGAGGTCTACGACTTCCTGAGCTCGGTCTGCGCCAAGTACGGCGCCGGCTTCTGGAAGCCGGGCTCGGGCATCATCCACCAGGTCGTCCTCGAGAACTACGCCTTCCCCGGCGGCCTGATGATCGGCACCGACAGCCACACCCCCAACGCGGGCGGTCTCGGCATGGCGGCCTGCGGCGTCGGCGGCGCCGACGCGGTGGACGTGATGGCGGGCTTCCCCTGGGAAGTGCTCCAGCCCAAGGTCGTCGGCGTCAAGCTGAAAGGCGAGATGAACGGCTGGACTGCCCCCAAGGACATCATCCTCTACATCCTCGGCAAGCTGACGGTCAAGGGCGGCACCAACCGCATCATCGAGTACTTCGGCCCCGGCGCCCGCACCATCAGCGCCACCGGCAAGGCCACCATCTGCAACATGGGCGCCGAGCTCGGCGCCACCTGCTCGGTCTTCCCCTTCGACGAGCGGATGGAAGTCTACCAGGGTGCCACCGGCCGCGCGGCCCTCGCCACGATCGCCAAGGACTACGCCGCCATGCTCGCGGCCGACCCCGAGGTCGAGGCCAACCCCGGCGCCTACTACGACGAGGTCATCGAGATCGACCTGTCGGCGCTCGAGCCCCACATCGTCGGGCCCCACACGCCTGACCTGGCCCGCCCCGTCAGCGAGCTGGCCAAGGAAGCCCGTGAGAACGGCTACCCCCTCAACCTGACCAGCAGCCTGATCGGCAGCTGCACCAACTCCAGCTACGAGGACATCGGCCGCGCTGCGGACATCGCCCGCCAGGCCGTGGCCGCCGGCTCCAAGATGAAGACCCCGCTGCTCATCTCGCCCGGCTCGGACCAGATCTTCGAGACCATCAAGCGCGACGGCCAGATGGCCGACCTCGAGGCGGTGGGCGCCGTCGTCATGTCCAACGCCTGCGGGCCCTGCATCGGCCAGTGGAAGCGCACGGACATCGAGAAGGGCGTCAAGAACTCGATCATCACGTCGTTCAACCGCAACTTCCGTGCCCGCAACGACTCCAACCCCGAGACCTTCGCCTTCATCTCGAGCCCCGAGATCGTCATGGCCTTCGGTCTGGCGGGCACCCTCGACATCAACCCCCTCAAGGACGAGCTGACGACCGAGGACGGCAAGAAGTGGAAGCTCCAGGCTCCCGCCAAGGCCCCCGAGATCCCGGCCGAGGGCTTCAAGACCGCGTTCGACGGCTACTTGGCCCCTGCCAAGGACGGTTCGAACGTCAAGGTCGAGGTCGCTCCTGACAGCAACCGCCTGCAGCTGCTCTCGCCCTTCGCGCCCCACAAGGCCGAGGACTTCAACCAGATGCCGCTGCTGGTCAAGACCAAGGGCAAGACCACGACCGACCACATCTCGCCCGCGGGTCCCTGGCTGCGCTTCCGCGGTCACCTGGACAAGATCTCGGACAACATGTTCACCGGCGCCAACAACGCCTTCACGGGCGAGGCCGGCAAGACCCTGAACCAGCTGACCGGCGAGAAGGGCCTAGACATCCCCGCCGTCGCTCGCGCCTACAAGGCCCAGGGCCTCAAGTGGGTCGTGGTCGGCGACGAGAACTACGGCGAGGGCTCGAGCCGCGAGCACGCCGCCATGTCGCCCCGCTTCCTCAACGGCGGCGCGGTGATCACCCGCTCCTTCGCCCGTATCCACGAGTCCAACCTCAAGAAGCAGGGCGTCCTGCCCTTCACCTTCGCCGACAGCGCGGACTACGAGAAGGTCCAGGAGATGGACAAGATCACCCTCGAGGGCCTTGAGCAGCTCGCGCCCGGCTCGCAGGTCTTCGCGGTCTTGCTTCACGCCGATGGCTCGACCGACAAGGTCGCCCTCAAGCACACCCTCAACGCGGAGCAGATCACCTGGTTCCGCGCGGGTTCGGCCCTCAACCTCCTGCGTCAGCAGGGCGAGAAGGCCGGCGCGACGGCGTAG
- a CDS encoding MFS transporter, producing the protein MSAPSPTEVPMAGQPAAPDEQSLFKDRNFLGLWLVSTVHNLGEKLFFVFLIMLADFHGNQSNSVVSALSLASSIPSVLFGSVAGVFVDRFSLRGLMIVSGLLRALLVLAIPFAGDAVWPLLGFSFGFSVLTRFHDPAFMKAIPTLVRKDHLMAANSVFMTTMVGALIGSFALAGPIWRIATPHRAHLVVVALYVVCALGAAFLRVPKEGKKQEETAKSSFWAEWSFAFSYLKRNPRLLKAYSMTMTMFGTFAALNVIAKGFALSALKTTDPADFTYILAFVGLGMVVGALILGRWGMRFAKHTLIRTGFILAGTAIVALALVGVFAVGIGPAVAWPLVYALAILIGAGGACIEIPISTLLQEGIEEEVRGRIFGVQAMLMNLASTLPMAIAGPLADLWGPAVVMALFGLLMGGMAFLHIADSLDKQEAR; encoded by the coding sequence ATGAGCGCTCCTTCCCCGACCGAGGTACCCATGGCCGGCCAGCCCGCCGCTCCGGACGAGCAGAGTCTCTTCAAGGATCGCAACTTTCTAGGCCTGTGGCTCGTTTCGACCGTCCACAACCTCGGTGAGAAGCTCTTCTTCGTCTTCCTCATCATGCTCGCCGACTTCCACGGCAACCAATCCAACTCGGTCGTCAGCGCCCTCTCGCTCGCCTCCTCGATCCCCTCGGTGCTGTTCGGGTCGGTGGCGGGCGTTTTCGTCGATCGCTTCAGCCTGCGCGGCCTGATGATCGTCTCGGGCCTGCTGCGCGCCCTGTTGGTGCTCGCCATCCCCTTCGCGGGGGATGCGGTCTGGCCGCTGTTGGGCTTCTCGTTCGGCTTCTCGGTCCTGACCCGCTTCCACGACCCGGCCTTCATGAAGGCCATCCCCACCCTGGTGCGCAAGGACCACCTCATGGCGGCCAACTCGGTCTTCATGACGACCATGGTCGGCGCGCTCATCGGCAGCTTCGCCTTGGCGGGGCCCATCTGGCGCATCGCGACCCCCCACCGCGCTCATCTGGTGGTGGTCGCCCTCTACGTGGTCTGCGCCCTGGGGGCAGCCTTCTTGCGGGTGCCCAAGGAAGGCAAGAAGCAGGAAGAGACCGCCAAGTCCTCGTTCTGGGCCGAGTGGAGCTTCGCCTTCTCGTATCTCAAGCGTAACCCGCGCCTGCTCAAGGCCTACTCGATGACCATGACCATGTTCGGGACCTTCGCGGCCCTGAACGTGATCGCCAAGGGCTTCGCCCTCTCCGCGCTCAAGACCACCGACCCGGCCGACTTCACCTACATCCTGGCCTTCGTCGGTCTCGGCATGGTGGTCGGCGCTCTCATCCTGGGCCGCTGGGGCATGCGCTTCGCCAAGCACACCCTGATCCGCACCGGCTTCATCCTCGCGGGGACGGCCATCGTCGCCCTGGCGCTCGTCGGCGTCTTCGCCGTGGGGATCGGCCCTGCCGTCGCCTGGCCTTTGGTCTACGCCCTTGCGATCCTCATCGGCGCGGGCGGGGCGTGCATCGAGATCCCCATCTCGACCCTCTTGCAGGAGGGGATCGAGGAGGAGGTGCGCGGCCGCATCTTCGGCGTCCAGGCCATGCTGATGAACCTCGCCTCCACCCTGCCCATGGCGATCGCGGGCCCCTTGGCGGACCTGTGGGGCCCGGCGGTGGTAATGGCCCTCTTCGGCCTCCTGATGGGCGGGATGGCCTTCTTGCACATCGCCGACTCGCTCGACAAGCAAGAAGCCCGCTGA
- a CDS encoding LPP20 family lipoprotein, whose amino-acid sequence MTRKRALKPSARLALAAIALVLTLSPAPSLRAEVEETRAGVTVDWSDGLIVVTGQGVEPESGTRAQKRLMAERAALSDAYRKLAEATDGIRVEADTTVKNFAAESDLVRTQISGLIKGARIVETRHHEDGSAEVRVSLDLYGKGRSLAKAVLTQPSPKKLKPTGTVDSLLAPAEVRVEHTGLIVDARGLGLEPAMSPMILDESAARLYLSPKVSVDPEAVVNKGLASYASSLQEAQKLQRVGSNPLVLKAKRVDDRTNVVLDDTAAKQLLGADRRKGFLKDLAVVLVP is encoded by the coding sequence ATGACCCGAAAGCGCGCCCTCAAGCCCAGCGCTCGCCTCGCGCTCGCGGCGATCGCCCTCGTCCTGACCCTGTCCCCCGCCCCGAGCCTGCGCGCCGAGGTCGAAGAGACCCGCGCGGGGGTGACCGTCGACTGGAGCGACGGCCTCATCGTGGTCACGGGCCAGGGCGTCGAGCCCGAGAGCGGGACCCGCGCCCAGAAGCGCCTGATGGCCGAGCGCGCCGCGCTCAGCGACGCCTATCGCAAGCTCGCCGAAGCCACCGACGGGATCCGCGTCGAGGCCGACACCACCGTCAAGAACTTCGCCGCCGAGAGCGACCTGGTCCGCACGCAGATCAGCGGCCTCATCAAGGGGGCGCGGATCGTCGAGACCCGCCACCACGAGGACGGCTCGGCCGAGGTCCGGGTCTCGCTCGATCTCTACGGCAAGGGGCGATCGCTCGCCAAGGCCGTCCTGACCCAGCCCTCGCCCAAGAAGCTCAAGCCCACGGGCACCGTCGACTCCCTGCTCGCCCCGGCCGAGGTCCGCGTCGAGCACACCGGCCTCATCGTGGATGCGCGCGGGCTCGGCCTGGAGCCCGCCATGAGCCCCATGATCCTCGACGAGAGCGCGGCCCGGCTCTACCTCTCGCCCAAGGTCTCGGTCGATCCCGAGGCGGTGGTGAACAAGGGGCTCGCCTCCTACGCCAGCAGCCTCCAGGAGGCCCAGAAGCTGCAACGGGTCGGCTCCAACCCGCTGGTCCTCAAGGCCAAGCGCGTCGACGACCGGACCAACGTCGTCCTGGACGATACCGCCGCCAAGCAATTGCTCGGGGCGGATCGCCGGAAGGGCTTCCTGAAGGACCTGGCCGTCGTCCTCGTCCCCTAG
- a CDS encoding SRPBCC family protein — MRLLAFTGAALLSCTSLAPAAWALTSEETKLLRGETIVKDIKIDGLNGIEASFFAKAPPEVAYRVMADVDQLAAFMPSLKECVILARGDGYAVIKQIGEGGELTLRRSMHPPDELRWTLIQSPMLRHMKGYWRMKPLEEGTVLSYGVAVEPVVPLPSSVVVHFQQQKIPPLVENVRARVESRGKWTKPEFGR, encoded by the coding sequence ATGCGCCTTCTAGCTTTTACCGGCGCCGCCCTGCTTTCCTGCACCTCGCTCGCGCCTGCCGCGTGGGCCCTGACCAGCGAGGAGACCAAGCTCCTGCGCGGCGAGACGATCGTCAAGGACATCAAGATCGATGGCTTGAACGGCATCGAGGCGAGCTTCTTCGCCAAGGCCCCGCCCGAGGTGGCCTACCGGGTCATGGCCGACGTCGACCAGCTGGCCGCGTTCATGCCCTCGCTGAAGGAGTGCGTGATCCTCGCGCGCGGCGACGGCTACGCGGTGATCAAGCAGATCGGCGAGGGCGGCGAGCTGACCCTGCGCCGCAGCATGCACCCCCCGGACGAGCTGCGCTGGACCCTGATCCAGAGCCCTATGCTTCGCCACATGAAGGGCTACTGGCGCATGAAGCCGCTCGAAGAGGGGACGGTCCTCTCGTACGGCGTGGCCGTCGAGCCCGTGGTCCCGCTCCCGAGCAGCGTGGTCGTCCACTTCCAGCAGCAGAAGATCCCGCCGCTGGTCGAGAACGTCCGGGCGCGGGTCGAGAGCCGAGGCAAGTGGACCAAGCCGGAATTCGGCCGGTGA
- a CDS encoding proline--tRNA ligase: MKMSQLLAPTLREVPSEAEIISHQLLLRAGFIRRVTPGVYNLYPLMWRVVRKVEQIVREEMDRIGSQELRMPILSPAELWMESGRWQAYGKEMFRLKNRHDRDELLGPTHEEVVTSIGREELRSYRQLPTTLYQIQVKFRDEIRPRFGLLRGREFVMKDAYSFHTDTDSLEVTYAEQCRAYTRIFERCGLHTRMVESDVGAIGGSAAHEFMVVVDTAGGENDLLFCDACNYAANVERAESLLVKATGEAPKALEKVSTPATKTIAQLSDFLKVTPSTIVKTLVYRVETMPEDPARADQTDLSFVAVLIRGDLEVNDVKLGNVLGALDLRLASDEELSARAGAGAGFVGPIGLQVDAVVADESVRDLTNFVLGPNETDMHFVNANWGRDYTPERWVDVRLAKPGETCSRCGKGHLSHAKGIEVGNTFKLGTKYSAKMGATFMDQDGSEKPFVMGCYGIGVTRTAQAAVEALHDTDGIKWPVAIAPYHLVVVPTNVKDESLMEVAQRLYHEAASKGLEVVLDDREERAGVKFKDADLIGFPVRLTVGKGVAEGKVEVKFRMEGTTEALAIDDSVERIRNYVHQAMAGHHRQPIGV; the protein is encoded by the coding sequence ATGAAAATGTCCCAGCTCCTCGCGCCCACCCTGCGCGAAGTTCCCTCCGAAGCCGAGATCATCAGCCACCAGCTCCTCTTGCGCGCGGGCTTCATCCGCCGGGTGACGCCCGGGGTCTACAACCTCTACCCGCTCATGTGGCGCGTGGTGCGCAAGGTCGAGCAGATCGTCCGCGAGGAGATGGACCGCATCGGCAGCCAGGAGCTGCGCATGCCCATCCTGTCGCCCGCTGAGCTCTGGATGGAGTCGGGTCGCTGGCAGGCCTACGGCAAGGAGATGTTCCGCCTCAAGAACCGCCACGACCGTGACGAACTGCTGGGCCCCACCCACGAAGAGGTCGTCACCTCCATCGGCCGCGAAGAGCTCAGGAGCTACCGCCAGCTGCCCACCACCCTCTACCAGATCCAGGTCAAGTTCCGCGACGAGATCCGCCCCCGCTTCGGCCTTCTGCGCGGCCGCGAGTTCGTCATGAAGGACGCCTACTCGTTCCACACCGACACCGACAGCCTCGAAGTGACCTACGCCGAGCAGTGCCGCGCCTACACCCGCATCTTCGAGCGGTGCGGCCTGCACACCCGCATGGTCGAGTCGGACGTGGGGGCCATCGGCGGCTCGGCGGCCCATGAGTTCATGGTCGTGGTGGACACGGCGGGCGGCGAGAACGACCTGCTCTTCTGCGACGCCTGCAACTACGCCGCCAACGTGGAGCGCGCCGAGAGCCTGCTCGTGAAGGCCACCGGCGAGGCGCCCAAGGCCCTCGAGAAGGTCTCGACCCCCGCGACCAAGACCATCGCCCAGCTCTCCGACTTCCTCAAGGTGACGCCTTCGACCATCGTCAAGACGCTCGTCTACCGCGTCGAGACCATGCCCGAGGATCCCGCCCGCGCCGACCAGACCGACCTCTCGTTCGTGGCGGTGCTCATCCGTGGCGACCTGGAAGTCAACGACGTCAAGCTCGGCAACGTCCTGGGCGCTCTCGACCTGCGCCTGGCGAGCGACGAGGAGCTCTCGGCCCGCGCCGGCGCCGGCGCCGGTTTCGTCGGCCCCATCGGCCTCCAGGTCGATGCGGTGGTCGCCGACGAGTCGGTCCGCGATCTCACCAACTTCGTGCTCGGCCCCAACGAGACCGACATGCACTTCGTCAACGCCAACTGGGGCCGCGACTACACCCCCGAGCGCTGGGTGGACGTGCGCCTGGCCAAGCCCGGCGAGACCTGCTCGCGCTGTGGCAAGGGCCACCTCTCGCACGCCAAGGGCATCGAGGTCGGCAACACCTTCAAGCTCGGCACCAAGTACTCGGCCAAGATGGGCGCGACCTTCATGGACCAAGACGGCTCCGAGAAGCCCTTCGTCATGGGCTGCTACGGCATCGGCGTGACCCGCACCGCCCAGGCCGCCGTCGAGGCGCTGCACGACACGGACGGCATCAAGTGGCCGGTCGCGATCGCTCCCTACCACCTGGTGGTGGTGCCGACCAACGTCAAGGACGAGAGCCTGATGGAAGTCGCCCAGCGCCTCTACCACGAGGCCGCCTCCAAGGGGCTCGAGGTGGTCCTGGACGACCGCGAGGAGCGCGCCGGCGTCAAGTTCAAGGACGCGGATCTCATCGGCTTCCCGGTGCGCCTGACGGTCGGCAAGGGGGTTGCTGAGGGCAAGGTCGAGGTCAAGTTCCGCATGGAGGGGACGACCGAGGCCCTAGCGATCGACGACAGCGTGGAGCGCATCCGCAACTACGTGCACCAGGCCATGGCCGGGCATCATCGCCAGCCGATCGGGGTATAA
- the rlmD gene encoding 23S rRNA (uracil(1939)-C(5))-methyltransferase RlmD — MAKQAVPVRVGDTLDLKLEALVGGGEAIARLDGFPIFVPLGVPGDRVRAKIVSTKPGYARAVVDAVITEGPERVAARCPLFGTCGGCQWQELDYERQLHWKREQVADALRRIGGFEVGDWLEPTLGMGDPWDYRNKVHWAIAKEGPTYRIGMYEPRSHRVVDVNHCHIQHPLNNEVLAFLHETLPRFGFEVYDEKTQRGWLRSAFAKAGHQTGELMIGLVTTRAAFPQAEAWVEAVRERFPHVVSIVQNVHAKPGNTLMGDETRVLWGKDHLTEQIGPLKFAISARSFFQVNSEQVEQLYALAADYLALRPEGRAADLYSGTGTIALYLASRGAGEVVGIEAIPEATRDAQANAARNGITNVRFETGKVEERLPRLLATMGPLDGVVLDPPRKGCEPEVLAAIAKTEVPRLVYVSCNPATLARDLKILAEQGGYRLVRARPVDMFPQTAHVETVALLERPAG; from the coding sequence ATGGCTAAGCAAGCAGTTCCCGTTCGCGTCGGTGATACCCTCGATCTGAAGCTGGAAGCCCTGGTCGGTGGCGGCGAGGCGATCGCCCGTCTCGACGGCTTCCCCATCTTCGTGCCCCTCGGCGTCCCGGGCGATCGCGTCCGGGCCAAGATCGTCTCCACCAAGCCGGGCTACGCCCGCGCAGTGGTCGACGCGGTCATCACCGAGGGCCCCGAGCGCGTCGCGGCGCGATGCCCGCTCTTCGGGACCTGCGGCGGCTGCCAGTGGCAGGAGCTCGACTACGAGCGCCAGCTCCACTGGAAGCGCGAGCAGGTGGCCGACGCCCTGCGCCGGATCGGCGGCTTCGAGGTGGGGGACTGGCTGGAGCCCACCCTCGGCATGGGCGACCCTTGGGATTACCGCAACAAGGTCCACTGGGCGATCGCCAAGGAAGGCCCCACCTACCGGATCGGCATGTACGAGCCGCGCAGCCACCGGGTGGTGGACGTGAACCACTGCCACATCCAGCATCCGCTCAACAACGAGGTCCTGGCCTTCCTGCACGAGACCCTGCCGCGCTTCGGCTTCGAGGTCTACGACGAGAAGACCCAGCGGGGCTGGCTCCGCTCGGCCTTCGCCAAGGCCGGCCACCAGACCGGCGAGCTGATGATCGGGCTGGTCACGACCCGCGCGGCCTTCCCCCAGGCCGAGGCGTGGGTCGAGGCCGTCCGCGAGCGCTTCCCGCACGTGGTCTCGATCGTGCAGAACGTCCACGCCAAGCCCGGCAACACCCTCATGGGCGACGAGACCAGGGTGCTCTGGGGCAAGGACCACCTGACCGAGCAGATCGGGCCCCTGAAGTTCGCCATCTCGGCCCGCAGCTTCTTCCAGGTCAACTCGGAGCAGGTCGAGCAGCTCTACGCGCTCGCCGCCGACTACCTCGCCCTGCGCCCCGAGGGCCGGGCGGCCGACCTCTACTCGGGCACCGGCACCATCGCCCTCTACCTGGCCTCGCGCGGTGCCGGCGAGGTGGTGGGCATCGAGGCCATCCCCGAGGCGACTCGCGACGCGCAGGCCAACGCCGCGCGCAACGGCATCACCAACGTGCGCTTCGAAACCGGCAAGGTCGAGGAACGCCTGCCGAGGCTGCTTGCGACCATGGGCCCCCTGGACGGGGTAGTGCTCGATCCGCCCCGCAAGGGCTGCGAGCCCGAGGTGCTCGCGGCGATCGCCAAGACCGAGGTTCCCCGCCTGGTCTACGTCTCGTGCAACCCCGCGACCCTCGCGCGCGACCTCAAGATCCTCGCCGAGCAGGGCGGGTATCGCCTCGTGCGTGCCCGGCCGGTGGACATGTTCCCCCAGACCGCCCACGTCGAGACCGTCGCCCTCCTGGAGCGTCCAGCGGGATAA
- a CDS encoding HEAT repeat domain-containing protein, which yields MHLLIAFAVLAAFIIGILALYRSGLLPGTLPYWTKQLADPDRQVRLKTAHLLGQIATPQAAYCLSQVTQDEDATLKLVALKGLLNAHQPSTLPVLKAALMDRDPKVRRVVAQGLANFRGAAVTAMLTDLLTDLDEQVVMTATQSLGTRQDPSAARPLALALGHSEETARFAAEALLAIGPSVFEPLCALSEELNPLACERLIPVLVGLDPRGSIQPLIRMLNGTVNDYLIKATISALIELRSPEVSQALIAYVSDETRACRPFALRKLQALEDPAANDLLLRLLSDRDVLIRRAASDALAVGVDSARLPALLTALGDADAEVLQNVIRALGHYADPRILPRLFETLWPAECETIVPMVETACHRPLSELASVDDLIPPLRRISSREARGSEEQRIRHYLQSVIILLRPRVVSGFHDLTHTVLIFKHEDFTSEYQEQRLHPLALSTLLVHQSHKSLNRWKTSLR from the coding sequence GTGCACCTGCTGATTGCCTTTGCGGTCCTTGCGGCCTTCATCATCGGGATCCTGGCCCTGTATCGCTCAGGCTTGCTGCCGGGCACGCTGCCTTACTGGACCAAGCAGCTCGCCGATCCCGATCGCCAGGTCCGCCTCAAGACAGCTCATTTGCTCGGTCAGATCGCGACCCCGCAGGCCGCCTACTGCCTTTCGCAGGTCACCCAGGACGAGGACGCCACCCTCAAGCTGGTGGCCCTCAAGGGCTTGCTGAATGCCCACCAGCCTTCCACCCTGCCGGTGCTGAAGGCGGCGCTCATGGACCGGGACCCCAAGGTGCGGCGTGTCGTGGCCCAGGGGCTCGCCAACTTCCGCGGCGCGGCCGTGACCGCCATGCTGACCGACCTGCTGACGGATCTCGACGAGCAGGTCGTGATGACGGCGACCCAGTCGCTCGGCACCCGTCAGGATCCCTCGGCGGCGCGCCCTCTCGCGCTTGCGCTCGGCCATTCCGAGGAGACGGCGCGCTTTGCGGCCGAGGCGCTCTTGGCCATCGGCCCCAGCGTCTTCGAGCCCCTGTGCGCCCTCAGCGAGGAGCTGAACCCCCTTGCGTGCGAGCGCCTGATCCCCGTGCTGGTCGGTCTGGACCCCCGCGGCTCCATCCAGCCCCTCATCCGGATGCTCAACGGCACGGTCAACGATTACCTGATCAAGGCGACGATCTCGGCCTTGATCGAGCTGCGTTCGCCGGAGGTCTCCCAGGCCCTCATCGCCTACGTGAGCGACGAGACGCGCGCCTGCCGCCCCTTCGCCCTGCGCAAGCTGCAAGCCCTCGAGGATCCTGCTGCCAATGATCTGCTCTTGCGCCTCTTGTCCGACCGTGACGTGCTGATCCGCCGCGCGGCCTCGGATGCCCTGGCCGTCGGTGTCGATTCGGCCCGTCTGCCGGCGCTCTTGACGGCGCTGGGGGATGCGGACGCCGAGGTCCTCCAGAACGTGATCCGGGCCCTCGGTCACTATGCCGATCCGCGCATCCTGCCGCGTCTCTTCGAGACCCTGTGGCCCGCCGAGTGCGAGACCATCGTGCCCATGGTCGAGACGGCTTGCCATCGCCCTCTCTCGGAGCTTGCGAGCGTCGACGACCTGATCCCGCCCCTGCGCCGCATCTCGAGCCGCGAGGCCCGGGGCAGCGAAGAGCAGCGGATCCGGCACTACCTCCAGAGCGTGATCATCCTCTTGCGCCCACGCGTGGTCAGCGGCTTCCACGACCTGACGCACACGGTCTTGATCTTCAAGCACGAGGACTTCACCAGCGAGTACCAGGAGCAGCGCCTGCATCCGCTCGCGCTCAGCACTCTCTTGGTGCACCAGAGCCACAAATCGCTCAACCGCTGGAAGACCAGCCTGCGCTAG
- a CDS encoding glycosyltransferase family 2 protein has translation MSVQNATLPAGAAELIEIPGLCPDDAETTLSIVIIMHNAVEYSAKCLESIRKFTTVDYRIHMLDNGSSDGTREWLESLPEGLVDRHYSDKNLGAPGGRNYLLRRAPVGKYVIFLDNDCEVFEGWDKVLVDAFESDPAIGAVGHAGWFLHVMPKNRVVIPPSDSQGLSEIDVLTGYCMAMKREAVRACGLLDEGYGLYLFEDDDYCLRIKLAGYKVMGLPTIPVVHHMHRSSSTVPQILKLLYSLEKQAYFGNKWYGKAKLAKNYSFFEAAPFYVREGVIGAKDVIRAQLVTWRNTLTGSNKVRTMEKTVPQAAAEQTTAER, from the coding sequence GTGAGCGTGCAGAACGCGACGTTGCCGGCCGGGGCGGCCGAACTGATCGAGATCCCCGGCCTGTGCCCCGACGACGCGGAGACGACTCTCAGCATCGTCATCATCATGCACAACGCGGTCGAGTACAGCGCCAAGTGCCTGGAGAGCATCCGCAAGTTCACCACGGTGGACTACCGGATCCACATGCTGGACAACGGCTCCAGCGACGGCACCCGCGAGTGGCTTGAAAGCCTCCCCGAGGGGCTGGTGGATCGCCACTACAGCGACAAGAACCTGGGCGCTCCGGGCGGCCGTAACTACCTCCTGCGCCGGGCGCCGGTCGGCAAGTACGTGATCTTCCTCGACAACGACTGCGAAGTCTTCGAGGGCTGGGACAAGGTGCTGGTCGACGCTTTCGAGTCGGACCCCGCCATCGGGGCCGTGGGGCATGCGGGCTGGTTCCTGCACGTGATGCCCAAGAACCGGGTGGTCATTCCCCCGAGCGACTCCCAAGGCCTTTCCGAGATCGACGTGCTGACGGGCTACTGCATGGCCATGAAGCGCGAGGCGGTGCGCGCCTGCGGCCTCTTGGACGAGGGCTACGGCCTCTACCTCTTCGAGGACGACGACTACTGCCTGCGCATCAAGCTCGCCGGCTACAAGGTCATGGGCCTGCCCACCATCCCGGTGGTCCACCACATGCACCGCTCCAGCTCGACGGTGCCGCAGATCCTCAAGCTGCTCTACAGCCTGGAGAAGCAGGCCTACTTCGGCAACAAGTGGTACGGCAAGGCCAAGCTCGCGAAGAACTACTCGTTCTTCGAGGCGGCGCCCTTCTACGTGCGCGAGGGGGTCATCGGGGCCAAGGACGTCATCCGCGCCCAGCTCGTCACCTGGCGTAACACCCTGACGGGCTCCAACAAGGTCCGGACCATGGAGAAGACCGTGCCCCAGGCAGCCGCCGAACAGACGACCGCCGAGCGCTAG